The window GAGATGCCGGGAGCTCGACATCGGTGAGTCCGGTGACAGAGGGGGTTTCCAGAGTTAAGCAAAAAGTAACTGAAAAAGCCAGATGACGTTGTTTTGCTGGCCGATCACTTAACAAAAACGCAAGTGAAGCGGTCCAAAAACTCGTTTGTCAGCCGTTTTCGACTCCTTGAAGATGAATCGCCCGTAACCATCAGAAAGGTGCAGCTGTGACAAAGAGGTTCGAAAACAAGGTCGTCGTGATCACCGGAGGCGCCGGCGGCGTCGGACAGGCGCTGGTGCGCCTGTTCGCCGCGGAAGGCGCGCGGCTCATGATCTCGGACATCAACGCGGACGGCTGCAAGGCTGCCGCGGAGGAGGCCCGCGCGCTCGGCGCCGAGGCCGATTACGTGGCCGGCAACCTGCGGGAAAAGGAGTACTGCGAGGCGGTCATCGCCCGTGCGGCGGAACGCTTCGGTGGCGTCGACATCCTGCTCAACAACGCCGGCATCATCCCGCGCGGGACGATCGAGGAAACCACGGACGACATGTGGTTCACTGCGATGGACGTGAACCTCAACGCGGTCTTCTTCATGTGCCGCGCCGCGATTCCGCACATGAAACGCCGCGGCGGGGGGGCCATCGTCAACACATCTTCGGTCTGGGGCACCTATCCGGGGCCCGGGCACGTCGCCTACTGCACCAGCAAGGGCGCCGTC is drawn from Azoarcus sp. DN11 and contains these coding sequences:
- a CDS encoding SDR family NAD(P)-dependent oxidoreductase, giving the protein MTKRFENKVVVITGGAGGVGQALVRLFAAEGARLMISDINADGCKAAAEEARALGAEADYVAGNLREKEYCEAVIARAAERFGGVDILLNNAGIIPRGTIEETTDDMWFTAMDVNLNAVFFMCRAAIPHMKRRGGGAIVNTSSVWGTYPGPGHVAYCTSKGAVAALTGNLGRDCAPLGIRVNAVCPHEINTPMIRTGFERRGLDPDKAVDELNKTVPIGRIAEPEDIADVIAFLASDQARYIAGTCVEVTGAKPVSG